From Cricetulus griseus strain 17A/GY chromosome 1 unlocalized genomic scaffold, alternate assembly CriGri-PICRH-1.0 chr1_0, whole genome shotgun sequence, a single genomic window includes:
- the LOC113832465 gene encoding translation initiation factor IF-2-like encodes MSVAAAQHLTFPAPGPGVPGAEPPEHCLPPSSSPRPRPAARHTILTGSGSGAAARGTRALGAPAPRVAGRAGPGRAAGGGRGPEVRACAARNGRERSGRVRWLRGRRPGDPSSPRETDGRACASRDAGAHGPLSGSPWLSPCRPGWAQGAAPRCGASRRGLGDHGLMGFGRRFPGLWVRLGERVAVCKAVADYVAELRGSAENVTSDRLRLPSTNYKHSS; translated from the coding sequence ATGTCGGTGGCGGCGGCGCAGCACCTTACCTTCCCGGCTCCGGGTCCCGGAGTGCCGGGCGCGGAGCCGCCGGAGcactgcctccctccttcctcctcccctcgcCCCCGCCCCGCGGCGCGACACACAATACTCACCGGAAGCGGAAGCGGCGCCGCGGCTCGTGGGACAAGGGCGCTGGGAGCGCCCGCTCCGCGCGTGGCCGGGCGGGCCGGTCCGGGTCGCGCAGCAGGTGGCGGCCGGGGCCCGGAGGTGAGGGCCTGCGCAGCTCGGAATGGGCGTGAGCGATCCGGCCGCGTCAGGTGGCTGAGGGGCCGGCGCCCAGGTGACCCGAGCAGCCCTCGGGAGACAGACGGCCGCGCATGCGCGTCGCGGGACGCCGGAGCCCATGGCCCGCTGAGCGGATCGCCCTGGCTGTCACCCTGCCGGCCGGGGTGGGCTCAGGGTGCTGCTCCCCGGTGCGGTGCGAGCCGCAGAGGCCTGGGCGACCACGGCCTGATGGGCTTCGGGCGTCGCTTTCCCGGTCTCTGGGTCCGTCTGGGGGAGAGGGTGGCCGTTTGCAAGGCGGTGGCGGATTACGTGGCCGAGCTGCGAGGCTCGGCTGAGAACGTCACTTCCGACCGCCTGAGG
- the LOC100773524 gene encoding E3 ubiquitin-protein ligase TRIM39 isoform X4, with protein MAQTSLLEAGASAASTAAALENLQVEASCSVCLEYLKEPVIIECGHNFCKACITRWWEDLERDFPCPVCRKTSRYRSLRPNRQLGSMVEIAKQLQTVKRKIRDESLCSEHHEALSLFCYEDQEAVCLICAISHTHRAHTVVPLDDATQEYKEKLQKCLEPLEQKLEEISCCKASEEKKPGELKRLVESRRQQILKEFEELHRRLDEEQQTLLSRLEEEEQDILQRLRENAAHLGAKRRDLAHLAAEVEGKCLQSGFEMLKDVKSTLEKCDKVKTMEVTTVSIELEKNFSNFPRQYFALRKILKQLIAPHSGFSRQRM; from the exons ATGGCACAGACAAGTCTGTTAGAGGCTGGAGCCTCTGCAGCCTCCACCGCTGCTGCCCTGGAGAACCTGCAAGTGGAGGCAAGCTGCTCCGTGTGCCTGGAGTATCTGAAGGAGCCCGTTATCATTGAATGCGGGCACAACTTCTGCAAAGCCTGCATCACGCGCTGGTGGGAGGACCTAGAGCGGGACTTCCCTTGCCCGGTCTGCCGGAAGACATCCCGATACCGGAGTCTCCGGCCTAATCGACAACTGGGTAGTATGGTAGAAATCGCCAAGCAGCTCCAGACTGTCAAGCGGAAGATCAGAGATGAAAGCCTCTGTTCCGAACACCACGAGGCCCTTAGCCTCTTCTGCTATGAAGACCAGGAGGCTGTCTGCCTGATATGTGCAATTTCCCATACCCACCGGGCCCATACCGTTGTACCCCTGGATGATGCTACACAGGAGTACAAG GAGAAACTGCAGAAGTGCCTGGAGCCCCTGGAGCAGAAGCTGGAGGAGATCAGCTGCTGCAAAGCctctgaagaaaagaaaccaggggAGCTCAAG AGACTAGTGGAGAGCCGCAGACAGCAAATCCTAAAGGAGTTTGAAGAGCTCCACAGGAGGCTGGATGAGGAACAGCAGACTCTCCTTTCCAGACTGGAAGAAGAAGAGCAGGACATTCTACAGAGGCTTCGAGAAAATGCTGCTCACCTTGGGGCCAAGCGCCGAGATCTGGCCCACTTAGCTGCTGAAGTGGAGGGCAAGTGCTTACAGTCAGGCTTCGAGATGCTTAAG gATGTGAAAAGTACCCTGGAAAA ATGTGACAAGGTGAAGACCATGGAGGTGACAACAGTATCTATAGAGCTGGAAAAGAACTTCAGTAATTTCCCCCGGCAGTACTTTGCCCTCAGGAAAATCCTCAAACAGCTAATTG CTCCCCACTCTGGCTTCTCCCGCCAGCGGATGTGA
- the LOC100773524 gene encoding E3 ubiquitin-protein ligase TRIM39 isoform X3, translating into MAQTSLLEAGASAASTAAALENLQVEASCSVCLEYLKEPVIIECGHNFCKACITRWWEDLERDFPCPVCRKTSRYRSLRPNRQLGSMVEIAKQLQTVKRKIRDESLCSEHHEALSLFCYEDQEAVCLICAISHTHRAHTVVPLDDATQEYKEKLQKCLEPLEQKLEEISCCKASEEKKPGELKRLVESRRQQILKEFEELHRRLDEEQQTLLSRLEEEEQDILQRLRENAAHLGAKRRDLAHLAAEVEGKCLQSGFEMLKDVKSTLEKCDKVKTMEVTTVSIELEKNFSNFPRQYFALRKILKQLIADVTLDPETAHPNLVLSEDRKSVKFVETRLRDLPDTPQRFTFYPCVLATEGFTSGRHYWEVEVGDKTHWAVGVCRDSVSRKGELTPLPETGYWRVRLWNGDKYAATTTPFTPLHIKVKPKRVGIFLDYEAGTLSFYNVTDRSHIYTFTDTFTEKLWPLFYPGIRAGRKNAAPLTIRPPTDWE; encoded by the exons ATGGCACAGACAAGTCTGTTAGAGGCTGGAGCCTCTGCAGCCTCCACCGCTGCTGCCCTGGAGAACCTGCAAGTGGAGGCAAGCTGCTCCGTGTGCCTGGAGTATCTGAAGGAGCCCGTTATCATTGAATGCGGGCACAACTTCTGCAAAGCCTGCATCACGCGCTGGTGGGAGGACCTAGAGCGGGACTTCCCTTGCCCGGTCTGCCGGAAGACATCCCGATACCGGAGTCTCCGGCCTAATCGACAACTGGGTAGTATGGTAGAAATCGCCAAGCAGCTCCAGACTGTCAAGCGGAAGATCAGAGATGAAAGCCTCTGTTCCGAACACCACGAGGCCCTTAGCCTCTTCTGCTATGAAGACCAGGAGGCTGTCTGCCTGATATGTGCAATTTCCCATACCCACCGGGCCCATACCGTTGTACCCCTGGATGATGCTACACAGGAGTACAAG GAGAAACTGCAGAAGTGCCTGGAGCCCCTGGAGCAGAAGCTGGAGGAGATCAGCTGCTGCAAAGCctctgaagaaaagaaaccaggggAGCTCAAG AGACTAGTGGAGAGCCGCAGACAGCAAATCCTAAAGGAGTTTGAAGAGCTCCACAGGAGGCTGGATGAGGAACAGCAGACTCTCCTTTCCAGACTGGAAGAAGAAGAGCAGGACATTCTACAGAGGCTTCGAGAAAATGCTGCTCACCTTGGGGCCAAGCGCCGAGATCTGGCCCACTTAGCTGCTGAAGTGGAGGGCAAGTGCTTACAGTCAGGCTTCGAGATGCTTAAG gATGTGAAAAGTACCCTGGAAAA ATGTGACAAGGTGAAGACCATGGAGGTGACAACAGTATCTATAGAGCTGGAAAAGAACTTCAGTAATTTCCCCCGGCAGTACTTTGCCCTCAGGAAAATCCTCAAACAGCTAATTG CGGATGTGACCCTGGACCCTGAGACGGCTCATCCTAACCTTGTCCTGTCAGAGGATCGGAAGAGTGTCAAGTTTGTGGAGACAAGACTCCGAGACCTCCCTGACACACCACAGCGTTTCACTTTCTACCCTTGTGTCTTGGCTACTGAAGGCTTCACCTCAGGTCGACACtactgggaggtggaggtgggagacAAGACCCACTGGGCAGTGGGAGTATGCCGGGACTCTGTGAGCAGAAAGGGCGAATTGACTCCACTCCCTGAGACTGGCTACTGGAGAGTACGGCTGTGGAATGGGGACAAGTATgcagccaccaccacacctttcACTCCTTTGCACATCAAGGTGAAACCTAAGAGGGTGGGCATATTCCTAGACTATGAGGCCGGCACATTGTCTTTTTACAACGTCACGGACCGCTCACATATCTATACCTTCACTGACACTTTTACTGAAAAACTTTGGCCCCTCTTCTACCCAGGGATCCGGGCTGGCCGGAAGAATGCTGCACCACTTACTATCAGGCCCCCAACAGATTGGGAGTGA
- the LOC113832459 gene encoding ribonuclease P protein subunit p21-like, translated as MAGPVKDREAFQRLSFLYQAAHCVLSQNPENQALARFYCHTEKTLVLRQDPSVKRTLCRGCSSLLIPGLTCTQRQRRQKGLRWTVQTCLTCQRSQRFLNDPKHLLWGDRPEAQLENQADFKPSEPLPNIAHLPKENPQPQASNTSDEFTPFSR; from the exons ATGGCGGGCCCAGTGAAGGACCGGGAGGCCTTCCAGAGACTCAGCTTCTTGTACCAG GCTGCACATTGCGTCCTGTCGCAGAACCCGGAGAACCAGGCCCTGGCGAGGTTTTACTGCCACACGGAGAAGACGCTGGTCCTGCGGCA GGACCCCTCGGTGAAGAGGACGCTCTGTCGCGGCTGCTCATCTCTCCTCATCCCCGGCCTCACCTGCACCCAGCGCCAGAGAC GCCAAAAGGGTCTTCGCTGGACAGTGCAGACCTGCCTGACATGCCAGCGCAGCCAGCGGTTCCTCAATGACCCCAAGCATCTGCTCTGGGGTGACCGACCTGAAGCCCAGCTGGAAAATCAGGCAG ATTTCAAACCATCAGAACCTCTGCCAAACATAGCCCACCTCCCTAAGGAGAACCCACAGCCTCAGGCTTCAAACACCAGTGATGAATTCACTCCATTTTCCAGATAA
- the LOC100761611 gene encoding E3 ubiquitin-protein ligase TRIM39 isoform X1 has product MAEISKLEDEAHGASMAAALEKLQVEANCSLCLDYLKEPMILGCGHNFCKACITCCWEDLEQDFPCPVCQKTSQYQNLRPNRQLGSMVEIAKQLQGFTQKIREENLCFEHQEAMSLLCYEDQEAVCPTCAIYHTQQAHTILQLDDVTKECKEKLQKCLEPLEQKLEEISCCKASEEKKPGELKRLVESHRQQILKEFEELHRRLDEEQQTLLSRLEKEEQDILQRLRKNAAHLGERRWDLTYLVTEVEDKCLQSGFEMLKDVKSTLEKCDKVKTMEVTTVSIELEKNFSNFPRQYFALRKILKQLIADVTLDPETAHPNLVLSEDRKSVKFVETRRRDLPDTPQRFTFYPCVLATEGFTSGRHYWEVEVGDKTHWAVGVCRDSVSRKGELTPLPETGYWRVRLWNGDKYAATTTPFTPLHIKVKPKRVGIFLDYEAGTLSFYNVTDRSHIYTFTDTFTEKLWPLFYPGIRAGRKNAAPLTIRPPTDWE; this is encoded by the exons ATGGCAGAGATAAGTAAGTTAGAGGATGAAGCTCATGGAGCCTCCATGGCTGCTGCCTTGGAGAAACTGCAAGTGGAGGCAAACTGTTCCCTATGCCTGGATTATCTAAAGGAGCCGATGATCCTTGGATGCGGGCATAACTTCTGCAAAGCCTGCATCACCTGCTGTTGGGAGGACCTAGAGCAGGACTTCCCTTGCCCGGTCTGCCAAAAGACATCCCAATACCAGAATCTCCGGCCTAATAGACAACTGGGAAGTATGGTGGAAATCGCCAAGCAACTCCAAGGCTTCACGCagaagatcagagaagaaaaccTTTGTTTTGAACACCAGGAGGCAATGAGCCTCCTCTGCTACGAAGACCAGGAGGCTGTCTGTCCGACATGTGCAATATATCATACCCAGCAAGCCCACACCATCCTGCAACTGGATGATGTTACAAAGGAGTGCAAG GAGAAACTGCAGAAGTGCCTGGAGCCCCTGGAGCAGAAGCTGGAGGAGATCAGCTGCTGCAAAGCctctgaagaaaagaaaccaggggAGCTCAAG AGACTAGTGGAGAGCCACAGACAGCAAATCCTAAAGGAGTTTGAAGAGCTCCACAGGAGGCTGGATGAGGAACAGCAGACTCTCCTTTCCAGACTGGAAAAAGAAGAGCAGGACATTCTACAGAGGCTTCGAAAAAATGCTGCTCACCTTGGGGAGAGGCGCTGGGACCTGACCTACTTAGTTACTGAGGTGGAGGACAAGTGCTTACAGTCAGGCTTCGAGATGCTTAAG gATGTGAAAAGTACCCTGGAAAA ATGTGACAAGGTGAAGACCATGGAGGTGACAACAGTATCTATAGAGCTGGAAAAGAACTTCAGTAATTTCCCCCGGCAGTACTTTGCCCTCAGGAAAATCCTCAAACAGCTAATTG CGGATGTGACCCTGGACCCTGAGACGGCTCATCCTAACCTTGTCCTGTCAGAGGATCGGAAGAGTGTCAAGTTTGTGGAGACAAGACGCAGAGACCTCCCTGACACACCACAGCGTTTCACTTTCTACCCTTGTGTCTTGGCTACTGAAGGCTTCACCTCAGGTCGACACtactgggaggtggaggtgggagacAAGACCCACTGGGCAGTGGGAGTATGCCGGGACTCTGTGAGCAGAAAGGGCGAATTGACTCCACTCCCTGAGACTGGCTACTGGAGAGTACGGCTGTGGAATGGGGACAAGTATgcagccaccaccacacctttcACGCCTTTGCACATCAAGGTGAAACCTAAGAGGGTGGGCATATTCCTAGACTATGAGGCCGGCACATTGTCTTTTTACAACGTCACGGACCGCTCACATATCTATACCTTCACTGACACTTTTACTGAAAAACTTTGGCCCCTCTTCTACCCAGGGATCCGGGCTGGCCGGAAGAATGCTGCACCACTTACTATCAGGCCCCCAACAGATTGGGAGTGA
- the LOC100761611 gene encoding E3 ubiquitin-protein ligase TRIM39 isoform X2, translated as MAEISKLEDEAHGASMAAALEKLQVEANCSLCLDYLKEPMILGCGHNFCKACITCCWEDLEQDFPCPVCQKTSQYQNLRPNRQLGSMVEIAKQLQGFTQKIREENLCFEHQEAMSLLCYEDQEAVCPTCAIYHTQQAHTILQLDDVTKECKEKLQKCLEPLEQKLEEISCCKASEEKKPGELKRLVESHRQQILKEFEELHRRLDEEQQTLLSRLEKEEQDILQRLRKNAAHLGERRWDLTYLVTEVEDKCLQSGFEMLKDVKSTLEKCDKVKTMEVTTVSIELEKNFSNFPRQYFALRKILKQLIAPHSGFSRQRM; from the exons ATGGCAGAGATAAGTAAGTTAGAGGATGAAGCTCATGGAGCCTCCATGGCTGCTGCCTTGGAGAAACTGCAAGTGGAGGCAAACTGTTCCCTATGCCTGGATTATCTAAAGGAGCCGATGATCCTTGGATGCGGGCATAACTTCTGCAAAGCCTGCATCACCTGCTGTTGGGAGGACCTAGAGCAGGACTTCCCTTGCCCGGTCTGCCAAAAGACATCCCAATACCAGAATCTCCGGCCTAATAGACAACTGGGAAGTATGGTGGAAATCGCCAAGCAACTCCAAGGCTTCACGCagaagatcagagaagaaaaccTTTGTTTTGAACACCAGGAGGCAATGAGCCTCCTCTGCTACGAAGACCAGGAGGCTGTCTGTCCGACATGTGCAATATATCATACCCAGCAAGCCCACACCATCCTGCAACTGGATGATGTTACAAAGGAGTGCAAG GAGAAACTGCAGAAGTGCCTGGAGCCCCTGGAGCAGAAGCTGGAGGAGATCAGCTGCTGCAAAGCctctgaagaaaagaaaccaggggAGCTCAAG AGACTAGTGGAGAGCCACAGACAGCAAATCCTAAAGGAGTTTGAAGAGCTCCACAGGAGGCTGGATGAGGAACAGCAGACTCTCCTTTCCAGACTGGAAAAAGAAGAGCAGGACATTCTACAGAGGCTTCGAAAAAATGCTGCTCACCTTGGGGAGAGGCGCTGGGACCTGACCTACTTAGTTACTGAGGTGGAGGACAAGTGCTTACAGTCAGGCTTCGAGATGCTTAAG gATGTGAAAAGTACCCTGGAAAA ATGTGACAAGGTGAAGACCATGGAGGTGACAACAGTATCTATAGAGCTGGAAAAGAACTTCAGTAATTTCCCCCGGCAGTACTTTGCCCTCAGGAAAATCCTCAAACAGCTAATTG CTCCCCACTCTGGCTTCTCCCGCCAGCGGATGTGA